A genomic region of Streptosporangium lutulentum contains the following coding sequences:
- a CDS encoding putative RNA methyltransferase: MLADVVDYLACPVCGDGLSLNGPAVRCPRGHGFDVARQGYVSLLTGSQAPGTADSPAMVAAREAFLGAGHFDPLAEAVAGACRTGARVVADAGAGTGHYLSRVLDRLPEAVGMALDVSKHATKRAARAHARLGAVVADVWRPLPVRDNTVDTLINVFAPRNGAEFARILKGDGELIVVTPTSRHLAPLVERLGLLSVDESKERRVAESLSDHFLETGRSTHEFEMALGHEAVEAVVGMGPSAWHTDKEVMRRKITELPETSNVVASFRMSIFQPHLRSSRVLDSHLRDTCY, translated from the coding sequence ATGCTGGCTGACGTCGTCGACTACCTCGCCTGCCCGGTCTGCGGCGACGGGCTGAGCCTGAACGGCCCGGCCGTCAGGTGCCCCCGGGGGCACGGCTTCGACGTGGCCAGGCAGGGATACGTCAGCCTGCTGACCGGCTCCCAGGCGCCGGGCACGGCCGACAGCCCCGCCATGGTGGCCGCCAGGGAGGCTTTCCTCGGAGCCGGGCATTTCGACCCCCTGGCCGAGGCGGTCGCCGGCGCCTGCCGTACCGGCGCGAGGGTGGTCGCCGACGCGGGCGCGGGGACCGGGCACTACCTCAGCCGGGTGCTCGACCGGCTCCCGGAGGCCGTCGGGATGGCGCTGGACGTGTCCAAACACGCGACCAAACGGGCGGCGCGGGCGCACGCCCGGCTGGGAGCGGTGGTGGCCGACGTGTGGAGGCCGCTGCCCGTCCGCGACAACACGGTGGACACCCTCATCAACGTATTCGCCCCCCGGAACGGGGCAGAGTTCGCCCGGATCCTCAAAGGTGACGGCGAGCTGATCGTGGTGACACCCACCTCAAGGCATCTCGCACCCCTGGTCGAGCGGCTGGGTCTTCTCTCGGTGGACGAGTCGAAGGAACGCCGGGTGGCGGAGAGCCTGAGCGACCACTTCCTTGAAACCGGACGGAGCACTCACGAGTTCGAGATGGCCCTGGGACACGAGGCCGTCGAGGCCGTCGTGGGAATGGGTCCGAGTGCCTGGCATACGGATAAGGAGGTTATGCGACGAAAAATCACAGAGCTCCCCGAAACAAGCAATGTGGTTGCTTCTTTCCGTATGTCTATCTTTCAACCCCACCTCCGATCAAGTCGTGTGCTTGACAGCCACCTTCGTGACACATGTTACTGA
- the rho gene encoding transcription termination factor Rho: MTVETPIKKSSRPRESRPRPPRPRESDAPVDTVAGLLDVRDKTGYIRTSGYLPGPGDVRVPHSQITQYGLRPGDHVVATARRPYEKLIDVETVNGDTDWRRRPDFADMTPIHPRDRLRLETGSVTGRVVDLFAPIGKGQRGLIVAPPKAGKTMVLQDLAAAITRNHPGCHLMVVLVGERPEEVTEMRESIHGEVAASTFDRPDRDHTAVAELAVERAKRLAETRHDVVLLLDSLTRLARAYNNLAPGGGRTLAGGIDASAMLPPRRFFGAARNLRDGGSLTILATALVETGSRMDDTLFEEFKGTGNMELRLSRALADKRLYPAVDLDASGTRREEILLDPQERQLTWRLRRTLGGLEKQQALELLTDRLRETPSNAAFLQQIQQTA, from the coding sequence ATGACCGTCGAAACACCCATCAAGAAATCCTCGCGTCCTCGCGAGAGCCGTCCCCGACCCCCGCGTCCCCGCGAGAGCGACGCCCCGGTCGACACCGTGGCCGGCCTGCTCGACGTCCGCGACAAGACCGGATACATCCGGACCTCCGGCTACCTGCCCGGTCCGGGCGACGTGCGCGTGCCCCACTCCCAGATCACGCAGTACGGCCTGCGCCCCGGCGACCACGTCGTCGCCACCGCACGCAGGCCGTACGAGAAGCTGATCGACGTGGAGACCGTCAACGGCGACACCGACTGGCGGCGCAGACCCGACTTCGCGGACATGACCCCGATCCACCCGCGCGACCGGCTCCGTCTGGAGACCGGCTCGGTGACCGGCAGGGTCGTCGACCTGTTCGCCCCGATCGGCAAGGGGCAGCGCGGCCTGATCGTCGCTCCGCCCAAGGCGGGCAAGACCATGGTCCTGCAGGACCTGGCCGCCGCGATCACCCGCAACCACCCTGGCTGCCACCTCATGGTCGTGCTCGTCGGCGAGCGCCCCGAGGAGGTCACCGAGATGCGCGAGTCCATCCACGGCGAGGTGGCCGCGTCCACGTTCGACCGCCCCGACCGCGATCACACCGCCGTCGCCGAACTCGCCGTCGAACGCGCCAAGCGCCTCGCCGAGACCAGGCACGACGTCGTCCTCCTGCTGGACTCCCTCACCCGCCTCGCCCGCGCCTACAACAACCTCGCCCCCGGCGGCGGACGCACCCTCGCAGGCGGCATCGACGCCTCGGCCATGCTTCCCCCGCGCCGTTTCTTCGGCGCCGCGCGCAACCTGCGCGACGGCGGCTCGCTGACGATCCTCGCCACCGCCCTGGTCGAGACCGGCTCCCGGATGGACGACACCCTCTTCGAGGAGTTCAAGGGCACCGGCAACATGGAGCTGCGCCTCAGCCGCGCCCTCGCCGACAAGCGCCTCTATCCCGCCGTGGACCTCGACGCCTCCGGCACCCGCCGCGAGGAGATCCTCCTCGACCCGCAGGAACGGCAGCTCACCTGGCGGCTGCGCCGTACTCTGGGCGGCCTGGAGAAGCAGCAGGCCCTGGAGCTCCTCACCGACCGGCTCAGGGAGACCCCCTCCAACGCCGCCTTCCTCCAGCAGATCCAGCAGACCGCCTGA
- a CDS encoding S9 family peptidase, with protein sequence MKAEERWQARFGAPRVTLPVWARQAPARAVYRSNASGAWEVYVWDRAAGSARQATARPKGTSHGALDPTGQWIWWFSDTDGDEWGRWMRQPFGGGPDEPIDLEPGFPAGIALSSTGEAAIGMARPGEGFTIYLVRPGEPARVIYEHAEAASVSAISLDGSLIAISHSEHGDSRHPALRVLRPNGELVGDLHDGPGKGVLGLRFAPLPGDRRLLTLHERRGRREPLVWDPETGDQREIWLRDPGEITADWYDDGRSLLVIRANRGRTTLTRYDLPGGGHFPIETQHGVIEAAAPRPDGSVEYSWSSGAHPQVIRSTNGHVVMNHGGPISPPSVPVEDVDVEGPGGRIHALVSRPERGSGPFPAVFLLHGGPTAQDDDSFVPQVAAWVDLGFAVVRVNYRGSTGYGSAWRDALSGDVGHIELADVAAVRDTMVDRGVVDPDRLVLSGASWGGYLTLLGLGTQPKMWAAGIATVPIADHLAAYQEETEALRAYHRALLGGSPAEQPERYRHCSPITYVDQVEAPLLILAGENDPRCPIGQIETYVSRLAERAHDHEVYRYDAGHGSLVVSERIAQMSAQLDFARKHVKTEP encoded by the coding sequence ATGAAGGCGGAGGAACGCTGGCAGGCCAGGTTCGGTGCGCCGCGTGTGACGCTGCCCGTGTGGGCACGCCAGGCTCCCGCCCGGGCCGTCTACCGCAGTAACGCCTCCGGCGCGTGGGAGGTCTACGTCTGGGACCGCGCGGCAGGCTCGGCGCGCCAGGCGACCGCCCGGCCCAAGGGCACCTCGCACGGCGCGCTCGACCCCACCGGCCAATGGATCTGGTGGTTCTCCGACACCGACGGCGACGAGTGGGGCCGCTGGATGCGCCAGCCCTTCGGCGGCGGTCCCGACGAGCCGATCGACCTCGAACCCGGTTTCCCCGCGGGGATCGCCCTGTCCTCGACCGGCGAGGCGGCCATCGGCATGGCCCGCCCCGGCGAAGGCTTCACGATCTATCTCGTACGGCCGGGCGAGCCCGCGCGCGTGATCTACGAGCACGCCGAGGCCGCCTCCGTGTCCGCCATCTCCCTGGACGGCTCGCTGATCGCGATCAGTCACAGCGAGCACGGCGACTCCCGGCATCCCGCGCTGCGGGTGCTCCGGCCGAACGGCGAACTCGTCGGCGACCTGCACGACGGCCCCGGCAAGGGTGTTCTCGGCCTGCGCTTCGCGCCCCTTCCCGGCGACCGCAGGCTGCTCACCCTGCACGAGCGCAGAGGCCGCCGCGAACCGCTGGTCTGGGACCCCGAGACCGGCGACCAGCGGGAGATCTGGCTACGCGACCCCGGTGAGATCACCGCCGACTGGTACGACGACGGGCGCTCGCTGCTCGTCATCCGGGCCAACCGCGGCCGCACCACCCTGACCCGCTACGACCTCCCCGGCGGCGGGCACTTCCCGATCGAGACCCAGCACGGCGTGATCGAGGCCGCCGCGCCCCGTCCCGACGGCTCCGTGGAGTACTCCTGGTCCAGCGGCGCCCACCCGCAGGTGATCCGGTCGACCAACGGCCACGTGGTGATGAACCACGGCGGGCCGATCTCCCCGCCGTCCGTCCCGGTGGAGGACGTCGACGTGGAGGGCCCCGGCGGTCGCATCCACGCCCTGGTCTCCCGTCCCGAACGCGGGTCCGGGCCGTTCCCCGCGGTCTTCCTGCTGCACGGCGGGCCGACCGCGCAGGACGACGACTCCTTCGTGCCCCAGGTGGCCGCGTGGGTGGATCTCGGCTTCGCGGTGGTGCGGGTCAACTACCGCGGCTCGACCGGGTACGGCTCGGCCTGGCGCGACGCGCTGAGCGGCGACGTCGGGCACATCGAGCTGGCCGACGTGGCCGCCGTCAGGGACACCATGGTCGACCGGGGCGTCGTCGACCCGGATCGGCTGGTGCTGTCCGGCGCCTCGTGGGGCGGCTACCTCACGCTCCTCGGTCTGGGCACCCAGCCCAAGATGTGGGCGGCGGGCATCGCCACGGTGCCGATCGCCGACCATCTGGCCGCCTACCAGGAGGAGACCGAGGCGCTGCGCGCCTACCACCGCGCGCTGCTCGGCGGCTCTCCCGCCGAACAGCCTGAGCGCTACAGGCACTGCTCGCCGATCACCTACGTCGACCAGGTCGAGGCGCCGCTGCTGATCCTGGCCGGGGAGAACGACCCGCGCTGCCCGATCGGGCAGATCGAGACGTACGTGTCCCGGCTCGCCGAGCGCGCCCACGACCACGAGGTGTACCGCTACGACGCGGGCCACGGCTCGCTGGTCGTCTCCGAGCGCATCGCGCAGATGTCGGCCCAGCTCGACTTCGCCCGCAAGCACGTGAAGACGGAGCCCTGA
- a CDS encoding dihydrofolate reductase family protein, with protein sequence MSKVVAVIYISMDGVVEAPAWTGPFWNDDHGKFQAGQLAQSRALLLGRVTYDGMAQAWPQMEAAGQDVGEMNNLPKYVASTTLTDPTWNATVIDGDVAEEVAKLKAEDGKDLLIYGSGDLVNYLIEHDLVDELKLFLHPVVVGTGKRLFADGIDTKTWRLGGTHVFSSGAIVLDYRPAARQEA encoded by the coding sequence ATGAGCAAGGTCGTCGCAGTCATCTACATCTCGATGGACGGCGTCGTGGAGGCGCCCGCCTGGACCGGGCCGTTCTGGAACGACGACCACGGCAAGTTCCAGGCCGGTCAGCTCGCCCAGAGCCGCGCCCTGCTCCTGGGCCGCGTCACCTACGACGGCATGGCCCAGGCCTGGCCGCAGATGGAGGCCGCGGGCCAGGACGTGGGCGAGATGAACAACCTTCCGAAGTACGTGGCCTCCACCACGCTCACCGACCCGACGTGGAACGCCACCGTCATCGACGGCGACGTCGCCGAGGAGGTCGCCAAGCTGAAGGCCGAGGACGGCAAGGACCTCCTCATCTACGGCAGCGGCGATCTCGTCAACTACCTGATCGAGCACGACCTCGTCGACGAGCTCAAGCTCTTCCTGCACCCGGTCGTCGTCGGCACCGGCAAGCGCCTCTTCGCCGACGGCATCGACACCAAGACCTGGCGGCTCGGCGGCACCCACGTCTTCAGCTCCGGCGCGATCGTTCTGGACTACCGCCCGGCGGCCCGGCAGGAGGCATAG